A stretch of the Nicotiana tabacum cultivar K326 chromosome 6, ASM71507v2, whole genome shotgun sequence genome encodes the following:
- the LOC107761157 gene encoding uncharacterized protein LOC107761157 → MYPSSNSCNYSLNISSSNNLFHIPSPNSMQYEHELFQYFHDHHLLQPQQQQQQQQLLTTPDHYMAADSNKDTVISSTNQDPEEVELQGRCKNKKGDNKRRVAYKKDRHSKINTAHGPRDRRMRLSLDVARKFFNLQDLLGFDKASKTVEWLLTKSKCAVNELVQGINKENCATANIGAISTCSTTSECEVVSGIDESTTTNDIQKQSNRGKVGEKKKANKLVRRAAFNPVAKESRKQARARARERTKIKKSFLNIGDQSMAADDLKRLGCWSLFETGEESGIQGTNHQIEEHTTHHEEPLLGTNENVDDCNLVVTGNWNPYTIFNYHHSTEISHEQQFTNFQFSGKFWEA, encoded by the exons ATGTATCCGTCAAGCAACAGCTGTAATTACAGCCTCAATATTTCCTCCTCAAATAACTTATTTCACATTCCATCTCCGAATTCTATGCAATATGAACACGAACTTTTCCAATATTTTCATGACCATCATCTCCTTCaaccccaacaacaacaacaacaacaacaactcttGACTACACCTGATCATTATATGGCAGCAGATTCCAACAAAGACACCGTAATCAGTAGTACTAATCAAGATCCTGAAGAAGTTGAATTACAAGGCCGCTGCAAGAACAAAAAAGGTGACAATAAGAGACGTGTTGCTTACAAGAAAGATAGACACAGCAAGATTAACACTGCTCACGGCCCTAGAGACCGAAGAATGAGACTTTCTCTCGATGTAGCTCGCAAATTTTTCAATTTGCAAGACTTGCTTGGATTCGATAAGGCTAGCAAAACTGTGGAGTGGTTGCTAACAAAGTCCAAATGTGCTGTCAATGAGCTCGTCCAAGGCATAAATAAAGAAAATTGCGCTACtgctaatattggtgcaattaGTACATGCTCTACTACATCTGAGTGTGAAGTTGTATCAGGAATTGATGAATCTACAACCACTAATGATATTCAGAAGCAGTCAAATAGAGGTAAAGTAGGGGAGAAGAAGAAGGCTAATAAACTAGTTCGTAGAGCTGCATTTAATCCTGTGGCAAAGGAATCAAGAAAGCAAGCTAGAGCGAGGGCAAGGGAgagaacaaaaataaagaaaagcttTTTAAATATTGGTGATCAGTCTATGGCGGCTGATGATTTAAAACGATTAGGATGTTGGAGTCTTTTTGAAACAGGTGAAGAATCAGGTATTCAAGGTACTAATCATCAAATTGAAGAACACACCACGCACCACGAGGAGCCTCTTTTGGGGACTAATGAGAATGTTGATGATTGTAATTTGGTTGTTACCGGCAACTGGAACCCATATACCATCTTCAATTATCACCACAGTACTGAAATTTCTCACGAG CAACAATTTACAAACTTCCAGTTTTCTGGGAAGTTTTGGGAAGCATAG